One stretch of Nicotiana tabacum cultivar K326 chromosome 18, ASM71507v2, whole genome shotgun sequence DNA includes these proteins:
- the LOC107830850 gene encoding kiwellin-like encodes MATNMIIKLIFLSLCIFTIFISSSSAISSCNGPCQTLDDCDGQLICIRGKCNDDPDVGTNICNNSPPDPNNCQPSGQVNCHGTHPIYRCSPPVTGSTSAKLTLNDFSEGGDGGGPSKCDDQYHDNNERIVALSTGWYAGGSRCGKMIRIRANNGKSVTAKVVDGCDSTTGCDAEHGYQRPCKYNIVDASVAVWRDLGLDTDTGVVPITWSVA; translated from the coding sequence ATGGCCACCAATATGATCATCAAGCTCATCTTTCTTTCTCTTTGCATTTTCACAATtttcatctcttcttcttctgcCATTTCCTCATGCAACGGCCCTTGTCAAACCTTGGACGATTGTGACGGCCAACTTATATGCATAAGAGGAAAATGCAACGATGACCCTGATGTTGGTACAAACATTTGTAACAACTCTCCTCCTGATCCCAACAATTGCCAGCCATCTGGTCAAGTCAATTGCCACGGAACTCATCCTATATACCGGTGTTCGCCTCCTGTCACAGGCTCCACCTCCGCCAAACTTACCCTTAACGATTTCAGTGAAGGCGGAGATGGTGGCGGACCATCAAAATGTGATGATCAATATCATGATAATAATGAAAGAATAGTAGCATTGTCTACTGGTTGGTACGCTGGAGGTTCAAGATGTGGAAAAATGATACGTATTAGGGCAAATAATGGGAAGAGTGTAACGGCTAAAGTTGTGGATGGATGTGACTCAACTACTGGTTGTGATGCTGAACATGGTTATCAGAGACCGTGTAAATATAACATAGTGGATGCTTCAGTTGCTGTGTGGAGAGACTTGGGGTTAGATACAGATACGGGTGTAGTTCCTATTACTTGGTCCGTGGCTTAG
- the LOC107830849 gene encoding cysteine-rich receptor-like protein kinase 7 isoform X2, translated as MLKLWFSPLSNLCFTPYTLSKMTKHQFLLSVLFLALQTPIASAIAIYWGQNGNEATLNETCASGRYSYVNLAFLNKFGNGQTPEINLAGHCNPAGDGCAAVGPELKLCQNLGVKVMLSIGGGVGNYSLASREDAKIFARYLWNTFLGGNSSFRPLGSAVLDGIDFDIELGSSLYYDDLAKYLKDYGKIGKKVYLTAAPQCPFPDSLLGTALNTGLFDNVWVQFYNNPPCQYTPNNTDNIENSWIRWTSSVNATRIFLGLPAAPQAAGSGFIPADVLIGKILPVIKKSRKYGGVMLWSKFWDEQSGYSASIQEALKWWIWLIVAIGLTIFVGLSSLCYLLHRKRKAKATALLLLNQTTNRAKRRKMDKKMSEEVQLYSFGSLAIATSNFSLGNKLGEGGFGPVYKGKLPDGQEVAIKRLSTSSGQGLLEFKNEILLIAKLQHTKLVRLLGYCTQGEERILVYEYMHNKSLDFFLFDTNKKEQINWGTRFRIIEGVAQGLLYLHKYSRLTVVHRDLKASNILLDSDMNPKISDFGMARIFGQQESETNTKRIVGTHGYMSPEYALRGIVSTKTDVFSFGVLLLEIVSGKKNNSCYDSEHPLNLIGLAWELWREERALELIDATLIESCSRDEVLRCIHVGLLCVQDYAKDRPSMSSVVSMLTNGSRKPPPPPERPGFFIERGDQQAQRSEEAERYSINGLSISELKGR; from the exons ATGCTCAAATTATGGTTCTCCCCACTCTCAAATCTCTGTTTCACACCATATACTCTATCCAAAATGACCAAACATCAATTTCTTTTATCTGTTTTATTCCTAGCTCTCCAAACCCCAATTGCTAGTGCCATAGCCATTTACTGGGGCCAAAACGGAAACGAAGCAACCTTAAACGAAACCTGTGCCTCGGGCAGATATTCCTATGTCAACTTAGCCTTCCTTAACAAATTCGGAAATGGCCAAACTCCTGAAATCAATCTCGCCGGTCACTGCAACCCCGCCGGTGACGGATGCGCCGCCGTCGGTCCAGAACTCAAGCTTTGCCAAAATTTAGGCGTCAAAGTAATGTTATCCATTGGTGGTGGAGTTGGAAATTACTCTTTAGCTTCAAGAGAAGACGCCAAAATTTTTGCGCGTTATTTATGGAACACATTTTTGGGTGGAAATTCCTCTTTTAGACCTTTAGGTAGTGCTGTTCTGGACGGAattgattttgatattgagcTTGGATCGTCTCTTTACTATGACGATCTAGCTAAATACTTGAAAGATTATGGTAAGATTGGAAAAAAAGTGTACTTAACAGCAGCTCCACAATGTCCATTTCCCGATAGTTTGCTTGGTACTGCTTTAAATACAGGTCTTTTTGACAATGTTTGGGTTCAATTTTACAATAATCCTCCGTGTCAGTATACTCCTAATAATACTGATAATATTGAAAATTCTTGGATCCGGTGGACGTCGTCGGTGAATGCTACAAGGATATTTTTGGGTCTTCCGGCGGCACCACAAGCCGCCGGAAGTGGGTTTATTCCGGCGGATGTGTTGATCGGCAAAATTCTTCCGGTGATCAAGAAATCGCGCAAGTATGGTGGTGTTATGTTGTGGTCAAAATTTTGGGATGAGCAGAGTGGATATAGTGCCTCCATTCAGGAAG CATTAAAATGGTGGATATGGCTTATAGTTGCAATTGGTTTGACAATATTCGTAGGACTTAGCTCCCTATGCTACCTTCTGCACAGGAAAA GGAAAGCAAAAGCAACAGCTTTGCTATTGCTTAATCAAACAACAAATAGAGCAAAAAGGAGAAAGATGGACAAGAAGATGAGTGAAGAAGTGCAATTATACAGCTTCGGGAGCCTGGCAATTGCCACGAGCAATTTTTCACTAGGAAATAAGCTTGGTGAGGGTGGCTTTGGACCAGTTTACAAG GGAAAGTTGCCTGATGGTCAAGAAGTAGCTATAAAAAGGCTTTCAACAAGTTCTGGACAGGGTCTGCTGGAGTTCAAGAATGAAATTCTATTGATTGCAAAACTTCAACACACTAAACTTGTTAGGCTTTTAGGCTACTGTACTCAAGGCGAAGAAAGGATTTTAGTATATGAATACATGCATAACAAAAGCCTAGACTTCTTCCTTTTTG ATACTAACAAAAAGGAGCAAATAAATTGGGGCACTCGATTCAGAATCATCGAAGGGGTTGCTCAAGGTCTACTCTATCTGCATAAATATTCAAGGTTGACAGTTGTTCATAGAGATTTAAAAGCGAGCAACATATTACTTGACAGTGACATGAATCCAAAGATATCGGACTTTGGCATGGCGAGGATTTTTGGACAGCAAGAATCTGAAACAAATACAAAAAGAATTGTTGGAACACA TGGCTATATGTCTCCAGAGTATGCCTTAAGAGGCATTGTTTCAACAAAGACAGATGTATTCAGCTTCGGAGTTTTACTCTTAGAAATTGTTAGTGGGAAGAAAAACAACAGCTGCTATGATTCTGAGCACCCACTAAACCTCATAGGACTG GCATGGGAATTATGGAGAGAAGAGAGAGCTTTGGAGCTAATAGATGCAACACTAATTGAGTCATGCTCGCGCGACGAAGTACTGAGATGCATTCATGTGGGACTCTTGTGCGTGCAAGACTATGCAAAAGATAGGCCTTCAATGTCCAGTGTGGTTTCCATGCTTACTAATGGGTCGAGgaaaccaccaccaccaccagagCGACCCGGATTTTTCATAGAAAGGGGGGATCAACAAGCACAGAGGTCTGAAGAAGCAGAAAGATATTCGATAAATGGATTATCAATTTCAGAGTTGAAAGGAAGATAA
- the LOC107830849 gene encoding cysteine-rich receptor-like protein kinase 7 isoform X1, with translation MLKLWFSPLSNLCFTPYTLSKMTKHQFLLSVLFLALQTPIASAIAIYWGQNGNEATLNETCASGRYSYVNLAFLNKFGNGQTPEINLAGHCNPAGDGCAAVGPELKLCQNLGVKVMLSIGGGVGNYSLASREDAKIFARYLWNTFLGGNSSFRPLGSAVLDGIDFDIELGSSLYYDDLAKYLKDYGKIGKKVYLTAAPQCPFPDSLLGTALNTGLFDNVWVQFYNNPPCQYTPNNTDNIENSWIRWTSSVNATRIFLGLPAAPQAAGSGFIPADVLIGKILPVIKKSRKYGGVMLWSKFWDEQSGYSASIQEDSEPTRNRSATNVPSTIPIPPALSPAPSPNVTPRSSDSSQRTSLKWWIWLIVAIGLTIFVGLSSLCYLLHRKRKAKATALLLLNQTTNRAKRRKMDKKMSEEVQLYSFGSLAIATSNFSLGNKLGEGGFGPVYKGKLPDGQEVAIKRLSTSSGQGLLEFKNEILLIAKLQHTKLVRLLGYCTQGEERILVYEYMHNKSLDFFLFDTNKKEQINWGTRFRIIEGVAQGLLYLHKYSRLTVVHRDLKASNILLDSDMNPKISDFGMARIFGQQESETNTKRIVGTHGYMSPEYALRGIVSTKTDVFSFGVLLLEIVSGKKNNSCYDSEHPLNLIGLAWELWREERALELIDATLIESCSRDEVLRCIHVGLLCVQDYAKDRPSMSSVVSMLTNGSRKPPPPPERPGFFIERGDQQAQRSEEAERYSINGLSISELKGR, from the exons ATGCTCAAATTATGGTTCTCCCCACTCTCAAATCTCTGTTTCACACCATATACTCTATCCAAAATGACCAAACATCAATTTCTTTTATCTGTTTTATTCCTAGCTCTCCAAACCCCAATTGCTAGTGCCATAGCCATTTACTGGGGCCAAAACGGAAACGAAGCAACCTTAAACGAAACCTGTGCCTCGGGCAGATATTCCTATGTCAACTTAGCCTTCCTTAACAAATTCGGAAATGGCCAAACTCCTGAAATCAATCTCGCCGGTCACTGCAACCCCGCCGGTGACGGATGCGCCGCCGTCGGTCCAGAACTCAAGCTTTGCCAAAATTTAGGCGTCAAAGTAATGTTATCCATTGGTGGTGGAGTTGGAAATTACTCTTTAGCTTCAAGAGAAGACGCCAAAATTTTTGCGCGTTATTTATGGAACACATTTTTGGGTGGAAATTCCTCTTTTAGACCTTTAGGTAGTGCTGTTCTGGACGGAattgattttgatattgagcTTGGATCGTCTCTTTACTATGACGATCTAGCTAAATACTTGAAAGATTATGGTAAGATTGGAAAAAAAGTGTACTTAACAGCAGCTCCACAATGTCCATTTCCCGATAGTTTGCTTGGTACTGCTTTAAATACAGGTCTTTTTGACAATGTTTGGGTTCAATTTTACAATAATCCTCCGTGTCAGTATACTCCTAATAATACTGATAATATTGAAAATTCTTGGATCCGGTGGACGTCGTCGGTGAATGCTACAAGGATATTTTTGGGTCTTCCGGCGGCACCACAAGCCGCCGGAAGTGGGTTTATTCCGGCGGATGTGTTGATCGGCAAAATTCTTCCGGTGATCAAGAAATCGCGCAAGTATGGTGGTGTTATGTTGTGGTCAAAATTTTGGGATGAGCAGAGTGGATATAGTGCCTCCATTCAGGAAG ATTCGGAGCCAACAAGAAATAGGAGTGCCACAAATGTACCAAGTACAATCCCAATTCCTCCGGCCTTATCACCAGCACCATCTCCCAATGTAACGCCAAGATCATCTGATTCATCTCAAAGAACTT CATTAAAATGGTGGATATGGCTTATAGTTGCAATTGGTTTGACAATATTCGTAGGACTTAGCTCCCTATGCTACCTTCTGCACAGGAAAA GGAAAGCAAAAGCAACAGCTTTGCTATTGCTTAATCAAACAACAAATAGAGCAAAAAGGAGAAAGATGGACAAGAAGATGAGTGAAGAAGTGCAATTATACAGCTTCGGGAGCCTGGCAATTGCCACGAGCAATTTTTCACTAGGAAATAAGCTTGGTGAGGGTGGCTTTGGACCAGTTTACAAG GGAAAGTTGCCTGATGGTCAAGAAGTAGCTATAAAAAGGCTTTCAACAAGTTCTGGACAGGGTCTGCTGGAGTTCAAGAATGAAATTCTATTGATTGCAAAACTTCAACACACTAAACTTGTTAGGCTTTTAGGCTACTGTACTCAAGGCGAAGAAAGGATTTTAGTATATGAATACATGCATAACAAAAGCCTAGACTTCTTCCTTTTTG ATACTAACAAAAAGGAGCAAATAAATTGGGGCACTCGATTCAGAATCATCGAAGGGGTTGCTCAAGGTCTACTCTATCTGCATAAATATTCAAGGTTGACAGTTGTTCATAGAGATTTAAAAGCGAGCAACATATTACTTGACAGTGACATGAATCCAAAGATATCGGACTTTGGCATGGCGAGGATTTTTGGACAGCAAGAATCTGAAACAAATACAAAAAGAATTGTTGGAACACA TGGCTATATGTCTCCAGAGTATGCCTTAAGAGGCATTGTTTCAACAAAGACAGATGTATTCAGCTTCGGAGTTTTACTCTTAGAAATTGTTAGTGGGAAGAAAAACAACAGCTGCTATGATTCTGAGCACCCACTAAACCTCATAGGACTG GCATGGGAATTATGGAGAGAAGAGAGAGCTTTGGAGCTAATAGATGCAACACTAATTGAGTCATGCTCGCGCGACGAAGTACTGAGATGCATTCATGTGGGACTCTTGTGCGTGCAAGACTATGCAAAAGATAGGCCTTCAATGTCCAGTGTGGTTTCCATGCTTACTAATGGGTCGAGgaaaccaccaccaccaccagagCGACCCGGATTTTTCATAGAAAGGGGGGATCAACAAGCACAGAGGTCTGAAGAAGCAGAAAGATATTCGATAAATGGATTATCAATTTCAGAGTTGAAAGGAAGATAA